A portion of the Streptomyces sp. YPW6 genome contains these proteins:
- a CDS encoding isoprenyl transferase, which produces MNFRDLVYRLYARRVEGRLDHDQVPKHIGVILDGNRRWAKASGGSAVQGHQAGADKISELLGWCDETDVEVVTLWMLSTDNFDRPEHELKPLLGIIENTVRNLAADGRWRVHHVGTLDLLPPETQTVLKEAEEATSGTEGIIVNVAVGYGGRQEIADAVRSLLLEHAEKGTSFEELAEVVTTDLISEHLYTRGQPDPDLVIRTSGEQRLSGFMLWQSAHSEYYFCEVFWPAFRKVDFLRALRDYAARHRRYGA; this is translated from the coding sequence GTGAACTTCCGCGACCTGGTGTACAGGCTCTACGCGCGCCGTGTGGAAGGCCGCCTGGACCACGACCAGGTGCCGAAGCACATCGGGGTCATCCTCGACGGCAACCGGCGGTGGGCCAAGGCGTCCGGCGGATCGGCCGTGCAGGGCCACCAGGCCGGTGCGGACAAGATCTCCGAGCTGCTCGGCTGGTGCGACGAGACCGACGTCGAGGTCGTCACCCTCTGGATGCTCTCCACGGACAACTTCGACCGGCCCGAGCACGAGCTGAAGCCGCTGCTCGGCATCATCGAGAACACCGTGCGCAACCTCGCCGCCGACGGCCGCTGGCGCGTCCACCACGTCGGCACGCTCGACCTGCTCCCGCCGGAGACGCAGACGGTGCTGAAGGAGGCCGAGGAGGCGACGTCCGGCACCGAGGGGATAATCGTCAACGTCGCGGTCGGCTACGGCGGCCGCCAGGAGATCGCGGACGCGGTGCGCTCCCTGCTCCTGGAGCACGCGGAGAAGGGCACCAGCTTCGAGGAGCTGGCCGAGGTCGTCACCACCGACCTGATCTCCGAGCACCTCTACACCCGGGGCCAGCCCGATCCCGACCTGGTGATCCGGACGAGCGGCGAGCAGCGGCTCTCGGGCTTCATGCTCTGGCAGAGCGCCCATTCGGAGTACTACTTCTGCGAGGTCTTCTGGCCGGCCTTCCGCAAGGTCGACTTCCTCCGGGCGCTGCGCGACTACGCCGCCCGCCACCGGCGTTACGGGGCCTGA
- the mgrA gene encoding L-glyceraldehyde 3-phosphate reductase, whose protein sequence is MTDDLSPDLHYRAAPARYDSMEYRRTGRSGLKLPALSLGLWHNFGDDRALDSQRAILRRAFDLGVTHFDLANNYGPPPGSAELNFGKLFAQDFAPYRDELVISTKAGYLMHPGPYGEWGSRKYLLSSLDASLKRMGVDHVDIFYSHRFDPDTPLEETMGALASAVQQGKALYVGVSSYNAEQTAEAARLLQEMGVPALIHQPSYSMINRWIEDDGLLDTLEAAGMGCISFVPLAQGLLTNKYLKGIPEGSRATQGKSLDPGLLSEEVLRRLRGLDDIARGRGQSLAQLAIAWVLRDRRMTSALIGASSVRQLEENVAALTGPALTAGELKEIDTFAVDTAGTNIWAGRS, encoded by the coding sequence GTGACTGATGACCTCTCCCCCGACCTGCACTACCGTGCCGCCCCCGCACGCTACGACTCCATGGAGTACCGCCGGACCGGGCGCAGCGGCCTCAAGCTGCCCGCCCTCTCGCTGGGCCTGTGGCACAACTTCGGCGACGACCGGGCGCTGGACTCCCAGCGGGCGATCCTGCGGCGCGCCTTCGACCTCGGGGTGACCCACTTCGACCTGGCCAACAACTACGGCCCGCCGCCCGGCTCGGCCGAGCTGAACTTCGGCAAGCTCTTCGCCCAAGATTTCGCGCCGTACCGTGACGAACTGGTCATTTCGACCAAAGCCGGTTATCTGATGCATCCCGGCCCGTACGGCGAGTGGGGCTCCCGGAAGTACCTGCTGTCCTCGCTCGACGCCTCCCTGAAGCGGATGGGCGTGGACCACGTCGACATCTTCTACTCGCACCGCTTCGACCCGGACACCCCGCTGGAGGAGACGATGGGCGCCCTGGCGTCCGCCGTCCAGCAGGGCAAGGCGCTCTACGTGGGCGTCTCCTCGTACAACGCGGAGCAGACCGCCGAGGCGGCCCGGCTGCTCCAGGAGATGGGCGTTCCGGCCCTGATCCACCAGCCGTCCTATTCCATGATCAACCGCTGGATCGAGGACGACGGGCTGCTGGACACCCTGGAGGCGGCCGGCATGGGCTGCATCTCCTTCGTGCCGCTCGCGCAGGGGCTGCTCACGAACAAGTACCTGAAGGGCATCCCGGAGGGCTCGCGCGCCACCCAGGGCAAGTCGCTCGACCCGGGGCTGCTGTCGGAGGAGGTCCTGCGCCGACTGCGCGGCCTGGACGACATCGCCCGGGGCCGCGGCCAGTCGCTCGCACAGCTCGCCATCGCCTGGGTGCTGCGCGACCGCCGGATGACCTCGGCACTGATCGGCGCGTCGAGCGTACGGCAGCTGGAGGAGAACGTGGCGGCCCTCACGGGTCCGGCGCTCACCGCCGGGGAGCTGAAGGAGATCGACACCTTCGCCGTGGACACGGCGGGCACCAACATCTGGGCCGGTCGCAGCTGA
- a CDS encoding class I SAM-dependent methyltransferase — MSDLSASAPTPDPADRPSGATPDRPAGPDFDSAASRDRFEALVAEADAASVDGWDFSWLDGRATEERPSWGYARAMADRLGRAHAALDLQTGGGEVLASAPKLPPVTVATEAWPPNVARATALLHPLGAVVVADEDEPPLPFADAAFDLVVSRHPVTTWWEEIARVLAPGGTYFSQQVGPASVFELVEFFLGPQPPEVRRARHPEDARAAATAAGLEVVDLRSETLRTEFRDIGAVVYFLRKVIWMVPGFTVEQYRPRLAALHRKIETEGPFLARTARFLIEARKPR, encoded by the coding sequence ATGTCCGATCTTTCCGCCTCCGCCCCGACTCCTGACCCCGCTGACCGCCCCTCCGGCGCCACCCCCGACCGCCCCGCCGGACCCGACTTCGACTCCGCGGCCTCCCGCGACCGGTTCGAGGCCCTCGTGGCCGAGGCCGACGCGGCGTCCGTGGACGGGTGGGACTTCTCCTGGCTCGACGGCCGCGCCACCGAGGAACGCCCCTCCTGGGGATACGCGCGGGCCATGGCCGACCGGCTCGGCCGGGCCCACGCCGCGCTCGACCTCCAGACCGGGGGCGGCGAGGTGCTGGCCTCCGCGCCGAAGCTGCCGCCGGTCACCGTGGCCACGGAGGCCTGGCCGCCCAACGTCGCCCGCGCCACCGCCCTGCTGCATCCGCTCGGGGCGGTCGTCGTCGCCGACGAGGACGAGCCGCCGCTGCCCTTCGCGGACGCCGCCTTCGACCTCGTGGTCAGCCGCCACCCGGTCACCACGTGGTGGGAGGAGATCGCGCGCGTGCTCGCCCCCGGCGGTACGTACTTCTCCCAGCAGGTCGGACCGGCCAGCGTCTTCGAACTCGTGGAGTTCTTCCTCGGCCCGCAGCCGCCCGAGGTCCGCCGCGCCCGCCACCCGGAGGACGCGCGGGCCGCCGCGACGGCGGCCGGTCTGGAGGTGGTGGACCTGCGCTCCGAGACCCTGCGCACCGAGTTCCGCGACATCGGCGCGGTGGTCTACTTCCTGCGCAAGGTGATCTGGATGGTGCCCGGCTTCACCGTCGAGCAGTACCGTCCCCGACTCGCCGCGCTGCACCGGAAGATCGAGACGGAGGGGCCGTTCCTCGCCCGCACCGCCCGCTTCCTGATCGAAGCCCGCAAGCCCCGGTGA
- a CDS encoding A24 family peptidase: MDAVLLTLAAVWGAASGLLIPRAAYRFAVEPEEPWRTACPAGHPLTGPARGWLGPARCTPCATPAAPGSAPPRPGPSGPQASAPEPPGPEPSGQPASVPESPGPGPSGQPTSVPKSPGPGPSAPPASVPESRGSEPSAPPASAPDPLAPAGSAPVRPTPVRPTPAGPAAYAPGVLAPLVTALACVALAAATGARPELVVWLALTPVAVLLAVVDRRVHRLPDPLTLPLAAAAVLLLGGAALLPGHAGSWTSGLLGGLTLGGFYFLLFLINPNGMGFGDVKLALALGVVLGWYGWSVLFLGGFAGFLFGAAYGLALLLLRRAGRRTGIPFGPFMIAGALTGVLLGALAA, encoded by the coding sequence GTGGACGCCGTGCTGCTCACGCTCGCCGCGGTCTGGGGTGCCGCCTCCGGACTGCTCATCCCGCGTGCCGCCTACCGGTTCGCCGTCGAGCCGGAGGAGCCCTGGCGTACGGCGTGCCCCGCCGGCCACCCGCTCACCGGGCCGGCCCGCGGCTGGCTCGGCCCGGCGCGGTGCACACCCTGCGCCACCCCGGCCGCCCCGGGCTCGGCACCACCCCGCCCAGGGCCTTCGGGTCCGCAAGCCTCCGCCCCGGAGCCACCCGGTCCAGAGCCTTCAGGCCAGCCCGCTTCCGTCCCGGAGTCACCTGGCCCAGGGCCTTCGGGTCAGCCGACTTCCGTCCCCAAGTCACCCGGTCCAGGGCCTTCGGCTCCGCCCGCTTCCGTCCCGGAGTCACGCGGCTCGGAGCCCTCGGCCCCGCCCGCCTCCGCCCCGGACCCACTGGCCCCCGCAGGCTCCGCCCCCGTACGCCCCACCCCCGTACGCCCCACCCCCGCAGGCCCGGCCGCCTACGCCCCCGGAGTCCTCGCCCCCCTCGTCACCGCCCTCGCCTGTGTCGCGCTCGCCGCCGCCACCGGCGCCCGCCCCGAGCTCGTCGTATGGCTGGCGCTGACCCCCGTCGCCGTGCTCCTCGCCGTGGTCGACCGGCGGGTCCACCGGCTGCCCGACCCGCTGACCCTGCCGCTCGCCGCCGCGGCGGTCCTGCTGCTCGGCGGGGCCGCGCTGCTCCCCGGGCACGCCGGGTCCTGGACCTCCGGGCTGCTGGGCGGCCTGACCCTCGGCGGTTTCTACTTCCTGCTCTTCCTGATCAACCCGAACGGCATGGGCTTCGGCGATGTGAAGCTCGCCCTCGCCCTCGGCGTCGTCCTCGGCTGGTACGGCTGGTCCGTGCTGTTCCTGGGCGGCTTCGCCGGATTCCTGTTCGGGGCGGCGTACGGACTGGCCCTTCTGCTCCTGCGCCGGGCGGGGCGCAGGACCGGCATCCCGTTCGGCCCGTTCATGATCGCCGGGGCGCTGACCGGGGTGCTGCTGGGGGCCCTGGCCGCGTGA
- a CDS encoding DUF192 domain-containing protein, with translation MRTWRDGDGTLTVATESGTGAGPGSGAEARGVPLRIAASYRARTRGLLGRDGIEGALMITPCGSVHTFRMRFPIDVAYLDRKFTVLAVTTMKPGRLGLPRLRARHVVEAEAGAMERWGVRPGVRLELKASPAGAPESR, from the coding sequence ATGAGGACATGGCGGGATGGCGACGGGACGCTCACGGTCGCAACGGAATCCGGGACCGGAGCGGGACCCGGGTCAGGGGCGGAAGCCCGAGGGGTACCGCTGCGGATAGCCGCTTCGTACCGGGCCCGGACCAGGGGACTGCTCGGGCGGGACGGGATCGAGGGGGCGCTGATGATCACCCCGTGCGGGAGCGTGCACACCTTCCGGATGCGGTTCCCCATCGATGTGGCGTACCTGGACCGGAAGTTCACGGTCCTGGCGGTCACGACGATGAAGCCCGGCCGCCTCGGGCTGCCCCGGCTGCGAGCCCGGCACGTGGTGGAGGCGGAGGCCGGGGCGATGGAGCGGTGGGGAGTGCGGCCGGGCGTACGGCTGGAGCTGAAGGCGTCCCCGGCCGGTGCACCGGAATCCCGCTAG
- a CDS encoding OmpA family protein: MKPVGLSAVSLLVVASFTLFGATPALADDGPSVPPGTEAQSVPPVQVDPDDPDLKMPDGGTLGPSKVLDIVQVVEDLGGEERREDSNADIKLALQAEVLFGKDSAKLGSEANARIAAIAEEIKKQNASKVRVFGFTDNLGSSAHGDVLSKQRADAVHGVLSKQLGPTITYEIRGYGEQYPIASNSNEEGRKKNRRVEVSFPRGEGS, translated from the coding sequence ATGAAGCCAGTAGGGCTGTCGGCCGTCTCGCTCCTGGTCGTCGCGAGCTTCACACTGTTCGGGGCGACGCCAGCCCTGGCCGACGACGGTCCCAGCGTCCCCCCGGGAACCGAAGCGCAGTCGGTCCCACCGGTCCAGGTGGACCCCGATGACCCGGACTTGAAGATGCCCGACGGTGGCACCCTCGGCCCGTCCAAGGTCCTCGACATCGTCCAGGTCGTCGAGGACCTCGGTGGCGAGGAGCGCCGCGAGGACAGCAACGCCGACATCAAGCTCGCGCTCCAGGCGGAAGTCCTCTTCGGCAAGGACAGCGCGAAGCTCGGCTCGGAGGCCAATGCCCGTATCGCCGCGATCGCCGAGGAGATCAAGAAGCAGAACGCGTCCAAGGTCCGTGTCTTCGGCTTCACCGACAACCTCGGTTCCTCGGCCCACGGAGACGTCCTGTCCAAGCAGCGGGCCGACGCCGTGCACGGAGTCCTGTCGAAGCAGCTCGGCCCCACGATCACGTACGAGATCCGGGGCTACGGCGAGCAGTACCCGATCGCCAGCAACAGCAACGAAGAAGGCCGGAAGAAGAACCGCCGCGTGGAGGTCTCCTTCCCGCGCGGCGAAGGGTCCTGA
- a CDS encoding pilus assembly protein TadG-related protein yields the protein MTGRSRNDGGQAFPIYIMMVAGLLFLALAFFAVGKASALRNGSQGAADAAALAAAQKARDNFGTGFYASLPLNVLDAFLEKPFFAPCYEASRLAAANDAMEKSCYPTSGHLRDRITVEVEGLKPVDSSVLPGSENKKAKAEATALIEFRCPNPEAVDVNSDGIMDLFIFTCRNGKVLEIAPGSPPPWETVSRTLFDVRLVDQ from the coding sequence ATGACGGGTCGCTCCCGCAACGACGGAGGGCAGGCTTTCCCCATCTACATCATGATGGTGGCGGGCCTGCTCTTCCTTGCGTTGGCCTTCTTCGCTGTCGGTAAGGCCTCTGCTCTGCGCAACGGTTCTCAAGGCGCGGCGGACGCAGCCGCGCTCGCCGCCGCCCAGAAGGCGCGCGACAACTTCGGGACGGGCTTCTACGCCTCGCTGCCTCTCAACGTCCTGGATGCCTTCCTCGAAAAGCCGTTCTTTGCGCCCTGTTACGAGGCGAGTCGTCTGGCGGCGGCCAACGACGCCATGGAGAAATCCTGTTATCCGACCTCTGGACATCTGCGCGACCGGATCACGGTCGAGGTCGAGGGCCTGAAGCCGGTTGACTCTTCGGTGCTGCCTGGATCGGAGAACAAGAAGGCCAAGGCCGAGGCCACCGCGCTCATCGAGTTCCGCTGCCCCAACCCTGAAGCTGTGGACGTCAACAGCGACGGAATCATGGACCTCTTCATCTTCACGTGCCGGAACGGCAAGGTCCTCGAGATCGCACCGGGCAGTCCCCCGCCGTGGGAGACGGTGAGCAGGACCCTCTTCGACGTGCGGTTGGTCGACCAGTGA
- a CDS encoding response regulator transcription factor → MPDDVSPAPNRHGAAHHHAPRHPSPPIPLTPSSDARPPALPSPSPFSPGPVAPAAEPLRVVVADDNPVVRAGLGVLLSGRADIQVVAEATDGREAYEKTLEHRPDVVLLDVRMPGVDGISALPHLVGIAPVLMLTYSRESAIVHEALRLGAGGYLVHGEFTANQLVQAVRDTKDGRANFTVTAADALLAHMRHGTPPRRGPLPEGLGSALATAPAPPPPHTAEPSESLSQLQPVVGQSSVSGGPSTTPNRQQYGLSSREVEIMDLIASGMSNQQIAATCFISEKTVKNHINRIFTKLHSATRSEAIAHWLGTAPRNPGRQP, encoded by the coding sequence ATGCCGGACGATGTCTCCCCGGCGCCGAACCGCCACGGGGCGGCTCACCACCACGCCCCGCGGCACCCGTCGCCGCCGATCCCGCTCACCCCGTCCTCCGACGCTCGCCCCCCTGCGCTCCCGTCCCCGTCCCCCTTCTCCCCGGGGCCCGTCGCCCCGGCCGCCGAACCCCTCCGGGTGGTGGTCGCGGACGACAACCCGGTGGTCCGGGCCGGCCTGGGCGTGCTGCTGTCCGGCCGGGCGGACATCCAGGTGGTCGCGGAGGCGACGGACGGCCGGGAAGCGTACGAGAAGACGCTCGAACACCGCCCCGACGTGGTCCTGCTGGACGTCCGCATGCCCGGCGTGGACGGCATCTCGGCCCTGCCGCACCTGGTCGGCATCGCACCCGTGCTGATGCTGACGTACAGCCGGGAGAGCGCGATCGTCCACGAGGCGCTGCGGCTGGGCGCGGGCGGCTATCTGGTGCACGGCGAGTTCACGGCGAACCAGCTGGTCCAGGCGGTACGCGACACGAAGGACGGCCGCGCCAACTTCACCGTCACCGCCGCGGACGCCCTGCTGGCCCATATGCGCCACGGCACCCCGCCCCGGCGGGGCCCGCTCCCCGAGGGCCTGGGCTCGGCACTGGCGACGGCGCCGGCCCCACCGCCCCCGCACACCGCCGAACCTTCGGAAAGCCTTTCGCAACTGCAACCAGTTGTGGGACAGTCTTCTGTATCCGGGGGGCCGTCAACCACCCCCAACAGGCAGCAGTACGGGCTGAGTTCGAGGGAGGTGGAGATCATGGACCTGATTGCGTCCGGAATGAGTAATCAGCAGATCGCCGCCACCTGCTTCATCAGCGAGAAGACGGTCAAGAACCACATCAACCGCATCTTCACCAAGCTCCACAGCGCCACCCGCAGCGAGGCCATCGCCCACTGGCTCGGCACCGCGCCCCGGAACCCCGGGCGGCAGCCGTGA
- a CDS encoding sensor histidine kinase, with protein MAYQLGSAQPGLAAELTRAHSGTPARPAFAIQVNALQAMCRQVFGFRLAMIAIATPYAISRTAPGLPTWFIGSAILVTFMGSYLLFRDWERFGPVLLRHPWLLAVDVFFGALLLITATPESTLAYVTVCTPLLAGLVHGWRGAAVFAVLQILIVFGAYAGVPQLEGAGATRLLLPGFCVIAGAVGVTLRNLLLRFGAATQALTETRARLAVSEAVEGERTRLAREMHDSVAKTLHGLALAADGLAGSADRMDPPTVKLQAELVARAARRAAAESRELLTDLRREQGLEDGVDLIAELAAQAEEFTARHPVTATFRRLSEETPVPPVPQAVARQLLTVASEAMENAHRHASPTYLIVLAGVKGDVLRVTVYDDGRGLPAGTTLEALRRAGHFGLVGMVERAASIGARIRIGRGKAERGTEVRVELPLAALAGEPAANPPMAHRPAPGGASAPGPASAPGQSGAPAAAPGPAPAPARSSVPAPARAAAPTSAPERETAPAPAPVTDSSAAASAPAPVFEADTPLIRNPRS; from the coding sequence ATGGCATACCAGCTCGGCAGCGCGCAGCCCGGACTGGCCGCGGAACTGACCCGCGCCCACTCCGGCACCCCGGCCCGCCCGGCGTTCGCCATCCAGGTCAACGCGCTCCAGGCGATGTGCCGCCAGGTCTTCGGCTTCCGCCTGGCGATGATCGCGATAGCGACTCCGTACGCCATCAGCCGCACCGCCCCCGGCCTGCCCACCTGGTTCATCGGCTCGGCGATCCTGGTCACCTTCATGGGCTCGTACCTGCTGTTCCGGGACTGGGAGCGCTTCGGCCCGGTCCTCCTGCGCCATCCCTGGCTGCTGGCCGTCGACGTGTTCTTCGGCGCCCTGCTGCTGATCACGGCGACCCCCGAGTCGACCCTCGCGTACGTCACCGTCTGCACCCCGCTGCTGGCGGGCCTGGTCCACGGCTGGCGCGGAGCCGCCGTCTTCGCGGTGCTCCAGATACTCATCGTCTTCGGTGCGTACGCCGGCGTTCCGCAGCTGGAAGGGGCAGGGGCGACGAGACTCCTCCTCCCCGGCTTCTGCGTGATCGCGGGCGCGGTCGGGGTCACCCTGCGCAACCTGCTCCTGCGTTTCGGGGCGGCCACCCAGGCGCTGACCGAGACCCGGGCGCGACTGGCGGTCAGCGAGGCGGTGGAGGGCGAACGCACGCGGCTGGCACGCGAGATGCACGACTCGGTCGCCAAGACCCTGCACGGCCTGGCGCTGGCCGCCGACGGTCTGGCGGGCTCGGCCGACCGGATGGACCCGCCCACCGTGAAACTCCAGGCGGAGCTGGTCGCCCGGGCCGCCCGCCGGGCCGCCGCCGAGTCCCGGGAACTGCTCACGGACCTGCGCCGCGAACAGGGCCTGGAGGACGGCGTCGACCTGATCGCGGAACTGGCGGCCCAGGCGGAGGAGTTCACCGCCCGCCATCCGGTCACGGCCACGTTCCGCCGCCTCTCCGAGGAGACCCCGGTCCCCCCGGTCCCGCAGGCGGTGGCCCGGCAACTCCTCACCGTCGCCTCGGAGGCCATGGAGAACGCGCACCGCCACGCTTCCCCGACGTACCTGATCGTCCTCGCGGGCGTGAAGGGCGACGTGCTCCGCGTGACCGTCTACGACGACGGCCGCGGCCTGCCCGCCGGAACGACGCTGGAAGCGCTGCGCCGGGCGGGCCACTTCGGCCTGGTCGGCATGGTGGAGCGGGCCGCGTCGATCGGGGCCCGGATCAGGATCGGGAGGGGGAAGGCGGAGAGGGGGACGGAGGTACGGGTGGAACTCCCGCTCGCGGCGCTGGCGGGCGAGCCCGCGGCAAACCCGCCGATGGCTCACCGTCCCGCACCCGGGGGTGCTTCCGCTCCCGGCCCTGCTTCCGCGCCGGGGCAGTCAGGGGCACCGGCGGCAGCGCCGGGACCGGCTCCAGCACCGGCAAGGTCGTCAGTACCAGCACCTGCACGGGCGGCAGCACCAACGTCAGCACCAGAACGAGAAACAGCACCAGCACCAGCACCAGTAACGGACTCATCAGCAGCGGCGTCGGCACCGGCGCCGGTATTCGAGGCGGACACGCCACTGATCCGTAACCCGCGATCCTGA